A window of Micromonospora sp. WMMC415 genomic DNA:
GTCGGAGCCTTCCTCTACGAGGGCGACGCCCCCCTCGCCGAGCGGCGCGCCGCCGCCCTCGCGCTGGACTCGGCGCTGCTCGGGGAACTGCTCGGCCGGGTCGACCTGCGGGAGCTGCTCGACCCGGCGGTGCTCGCCGAGACCGGACGCCAGCTGCGATGGCTGACCGAGCAGCGCCGCCCGCGCGACGCGGAGGACGTGGTCGAGCTGCTGCGGGTCGTCGGTGACCTCACCGCCGAGGAGCTGGCGACGCGCGGGGTGCCGGCGGAGTGGCTGACCGGGCTGGCGGCCGCGCGGCGGGTGCTGTCGGTCCGCATCGCCGGGGAGGAACGCTGGGTCGTCGTGGAGGACGCGGCCCGCCTGCGCGACGCGCTCGGTGTGGCGCTGCCGGTCGGCGTGGCCGAGGCGTACCTGGTGCCGGTGGCCGACCCGCTCGGCGACCTCGTCGCCCGGTACGCACGCACCCACGGCCCGTTCGCCGCCGCCACCTGCGCGGCCCGGTTCGGGCTCGGCGTGTTCGTGGTCGAGCAGGCGCTGCGCCGGCTCGCGGCGGCGGGCCGGGTGGTGTCCGGGGAGTTCGCGCCCGACACGGCCGGCTCCCAGTGGTGCGACGCCGAGGTGCTGCGGATACTGCGCCGTCGGTCCCTCGCGGCGCTGCGCCGGGAGATCGAGCCGGTGCCGCCGCGGGCGCTGGCCACGTTCCTGCCCCGCTGGCAGCAGGTCGGCTCCTCGGCGCGCGGGGTGGAGGCGGTCGCCGCGGCCGTCGAGCAGTTGCAGGGCGTGGCGGTGCCCGCGTCCGCACTGGAACGGCTGGTGCTGCCGGCGCGGGTCGCCGACTACTCCCCCGCCCAGCTCGACGAGCTGTGCGCCAGCGGTGAGGTGGTGTGGGCCGGTTCCGGCGCGATCTCCGGCGGCGACGGCTGGGTCGCCCTCGCGTACGCGGACACCGCCCCGCTGCTGCTTCCCCCGCCGGACGACTCGCTCAGCCGCACCCCGCTGCACGACGCGGTGCTCGACGCCCTCGACGACGGGCAGGCGCTGTTCTTCCGGTCCCTGTCCGACCGCGTCGGCTCCACCGACGACGCCGCCCTGACCGCCGCCGTGTGGGACCTGGTGTGGGCCGGCCACCTCACCAACGACACGCTCGCCCCGCTGCGGGCGGTGCTCGGTGGCGGTGGGGCGCACCGGTCCCGCCCGGCCACGCCACGCACCCGGTACCGGCGTCCGGGGCGGGTCGCGCTGCCCACCCGCGGCGGCCCGCCCACGGTCGCCGGGCGGTGGTCGCGGCTCCCGGAACGGGACACCGATCCGACCCGCCGCGCGGCGGCCCTCGCCGACGTGCTGCTCGAACGACACGGGGTGGTGACCCGGGGCGCGGTCGTCGCCGAGCAGGTCAGTGGCGGCTTCGCCGCCGTCTACCCGGTGCTGTCCGCGCTGGAGGAGCGGGGGGCGGCCCGCCGCGGCTACTTCGTCGAAGGGCTCGGCGCCGCCCAGTTCGCGGTGCCCGGCGCGGTCGACCGGCTGCGCGCGCTCGCCGACCCCGCCGACGGGGGGCGGGGCCGTGGCGGGCCGGCCCTGGTCCTCGCCGCGACCGACCCGGCCAACCCGTACGGCGCGGCACTGCCCTGGCCGGAGCGGGTGGTCGACTCGGGCGACGGCGCGGCGCCGGCCACCGGGCACCGGGCCGGCCGCAAGGCCGGCGCCCTGGTGGTGCTGGTCGCCGGTGACCTCGTGCTCTACGTCGAGCGGGGTGGCCGGACGCTGCTCTCCTTCACCGACGAGGCCGACACGCTGGCCGCCGCCGGCAAGGCGCTCGCCGACGTGGTCCACTCCGGAGCGCTCGGGGCGATCTCGGTGGAGCGGGCCGACGGCGAGGCGGTGCACTCGTCGCCGCTGCGCGACGCGCTGACCGCCGCCGGCTTCCGGGCCACCCCCCGCGGGCTCCGGCTACGCGGCTGACGGCTGCCGGGCCACGCCTCGCCGGATGCCGGCGACGGCCTGCGGCCACCCGGCTGACGGATCAGGGTGTCGCACCGGTCAGCGCAGGTCGGTGAGCACCTTCTCGTACTTCGGACGGTCGGCGGCCGGCGTCTTCGCCTCCAGGTAGTTGAGCACCACGGCACCCCGCTGGAACGACTGGCCGCTCCAGGTCTCGGCGATCTCCTTGGCGCTGACCTCGTCGGGGAACACGTACACCGTCACGCCGTCGGTGGCGATCAGCTCCGAGCAGCCCAGACCGAGCCCGTCCGGTCCGCAGTCGACGGACCGGTCCTTCGCGTCGGTGACCTTGAGCCCGGCCGCCTTGAACGCGGCGACGACCTCCCGCGCCCCGGGTGCGGCGCGCATGCGGGACGGCAGCACGGCCTTCGGCGCGCTCGACGGCCGGCGCTCGGTGGTGCCGGTCGCACCCGGCGCCGCCGGGTCGCCCGGCGCCGACGCGTCACCGGAGGGCGCGGAGGCGGCGGCGGCGGCCGACGGGCGCGAGCCGTCCCCCCAGGCTCCTCCCGAGGCCTTGTCGTTGTCGTCGCCGCAGGCGGCGGTCAGAGCGGTGGCGATGGCGAGCACCGCGACGGCGGGCAGGGTCCGGTTGGTCACCCTGGCAGTCTGCCAATCCCGGCCGCCGGTGGCATGGGCCGGTCGGCCAGTGGACTGTCCGACATCCGCCGAGCCGGGCCGCCGCACGCCACTCGACCTGCGGGTACGATCCGCCGCGGCACGGCGTCGACCCGGGAGGCGGGACATGGACGCGATCATCATCCGGCCGGCGGGGGCCGGTGACCGGTCGGCGGTGGACGCACTGCACGAGCGCGAGTGGGGCGGCCCGTACGTCGTCGCCCACGACACCCGCTACGACCTGCGTACCCTGCCGACCCTGGTCGCGGTGGACGGCGCCGGCACGGTCGTCGGAGCGCTCGCCCACCACGGCGACGGCGACGGGCTGGAGGTGGTGAGCGTGGTCGCCGCGATGCCGGGCGGCGGCGTGGGCACCGCACTGGTCGCCGCCGCGACGGAGGTCGCGCGGGCCGAGGGGCGAGCCCGGCTGTGGCTCGTCACCACCAACGACAACCTGCGGGCGCTGCGCTTCTACCAGCGGCGTGGGCTGCGCCTGGTGCGCGTCGACGCGGGTGCCGTCGACCGCGCCCGCCGCCTCAAGCCCACCATCCCCGAGGTCGGGGAGGACGGCATCCCGCTGCACGACGAGCTGGTTCTCGAACTGCGGCTCACCGAGCGGGACTAGCCTTTCGTCCCATGGCGCCGACGCCCTGGATCTCCTTCACCACCGACTACGGCCTCGCCGACGGTTTCGTGGCGGCCTGCCACGGCGTGATCGCCCGGCTGGCGCCGGCGGCCCGGGTCATCGACGTGACCCATCTGGTGCCGCCGGGCGACGTGCGGCGGGGCGCGGCGGTGCTCGCGCAGACCGTGCCGCACCTGCCGGCGGGCGTCCACGTCGCGGTCGTCGACCCGGGTGTGGGCACGGCGCGGCGGGGGATCGCCCTGGCCGCCGGCGACGCCCTGCTGGTCGGGCCGGACAACGGGCTGCTGCTGGACGCCGCGGTGGCGCTCGGCGGCGTCCGGGTGGCGGTGGAGCTGACGAACCCGGAGTGGCTCGGGCCGCGGGTGTCGGCCACGTTCCACGGCCGGGACGTGTTCGCGCCGGTGGCGGCCCGGCTGGCGCTCGGCGCGCCGCTGGCGGACGCCGGCCCGGCGGTCGAGCCGGGCACCCTGGTGGCGCTGCCGGCACCGCTGGTGCGCCCGGAGGCGGACGGTTTCACCGCCGAGGTACTGACCGTGGACCACTTCGGCAACGTGCAGCTCGCCGCACCGGCCGCGCTGCTGGAGCCGCTGCCCGCCGCCGTCCAGGTCGGGCACCAGCCCGCGGTGCACGGCCGGACCTTCGGTGACGCGCCACCCGGTGAACTGGTCGTCCATGTCGACTCGGCCGGCCTGGTCGCGGTGTCGGTGAACGGCGGCCGGGCCGCCGACCTGCTGGCGGTCGGGCCGGGCGACCGGCTGCACGTGAGCGCCGCCTGACGACGCGCGCTCGCGGGAGGGAGGATGGGAAGGTGCCCGAAGGCGACACCGTCTGGAACACCGCCCGCGTCCTCCAGCGGGCGCTCGCCGATGCCCGGCTGACCGGCAGCGACTTCCGGGTCCCCCAGCTCGCCGGCACCGACCTCACCGGCTGGACGGTGCGCGAGTCGGCCAGCCGCGGCAAGCACCTGCTGCTGCGCCTCGAATCCCCGCCGGGCGCGTCGGCTCCCGGGCGCCCGTCCGCCGCCGACGGTTCGCCAACCGAGCCGGACACCGGCACCCGGTGGACGTTGCACTCGCACCTGCGGATGGACGGCGCCTGGCGGGCGTACGCGCCGGGCGAGCGCTGGGCCGCGCGCCCGGCGCACCTGATCCGGGTGGTGCTGCGCAGCCCGCACGCGGTGGCCGTCGGCTACCACCTGCACGACCTGGCGCTGGTCCCGACCGCGGCGGAGGGCCACCTCGTCGGTCACCTCGGCCCCGACCTGCTCGGCCCGGACTGGGACCCGGCGGAGGCGGTTCGGCGACTCGCCGCCCACCCGGACACCACCATCGGCGAGGCCCTGCTCGACCAGCGCAACCTCGCCGGCATCGGCAACCTCTACAAGTGCGAGGTGCTGTTCCTGCGCGGGGTGTCGCCGTGGACGCCGGTCGGCGCCGTCCCCGACCTCGCCGGCACGGTCACCCTGGCGCAGAGGCTGCTCGCCGCGAACCGGGGACGGTGGACGCAGAGCACCACCGGGGCACTGCACCGGGGGCAGACCAGTTATGTGTACGGCCGGCGGGCCCAGCCCTGCCGCCGCTGCGGCACCGCGATCCGCAAGGACGAGCTGGGCGAGCGTGTCACCTACTGGTGCCCGGTCTGCCAACCACCCAGCCAGTAGCGGTGCTGCGCGCAGTCACAACCGACGACCGATCCTGGCGAGATTGAGCAAGCGCCGAACCTGGTGGCACAAGACGCGGGCCTGCCCAAGAGACAGCACGATCTCCTGTCCCCGGTCGTGAACGGCGGTTACCGACAGCGTTGGCTGCGTCGCGCCACCGAGCGAGTGCGTAAGGGCCACATCCACGATCACCGGGTCGGGATGGCCGCTGTTGACGGGTAGCCGTATCGAACGATGGCGGCCGCTCTGGTCGCAGCCGTGACGGTCGCACCAGTGCGGGTGCGCGATGCCGGCGGGGGCGGCGAGCGCGCCGGTTTGATAGACGTACACGTAACCGCAGGGCCGCCAGACATCGGGTGCCAGCGGTACTCGGCGGGCGGTGAGACCGGCCAGCTCGAAGGCCGACATCATGGGGATGCCGTGCTGGCCGCAGGTGTACGCCGACGCGTCGAGCGAGCCGCACCGCTCGCCACCGCTGGCTGAGTAGATCTCCAGACGGAGGGTGGCACTCTCCCCGCATCGAGGGAGCGCAACCGGTAGGGCGCACATAGGTCGACCTCCTTGATCCATGGTCAGCGTCTGCATCGCTTCGCCGGACGGCCGAATTCTTGAGCCGGCCTTCCCCCGCCGTGCCATACCCTTACATGGTGGTCCATGGCCTGCCTTGCAAAGACGCGGCGAGGCATGGTCACATACGGTCTTCTCATGATCGACCACGAGGGCCCCGTGCCGGTCTATCGGCAGCTCGCGGAGATCCTGCGCGAGCAGATCCTGCGTGGCGATCTACCGCCAAACCGGCCAATCCCGTCGATCGTGCGGCTACAGCAGGAGTACGGGTTGGCGCGCGGGACCGTCATCAAGGCCGTACAGGTGCTGGTCGACGAAGGCCGGGTGTACGGCGTTCCTGGTCGCGGCATGTACGTCAGGGCCGGCGCAGCCGAGCCTGAGTAGGTGTCGCTACCAGACGGCGGCCCAGGAGTCGCGGCTCACCTCGAAGAGAAAATTCTCCCGGCCGCTGCCGTCGCGACGGGTGCCGGCCGGAACCGCGCCGATCTTTGTCAACGCGCGCTGCGATCGGAGGTTGCCCGGCCCGACCAGGAAGACCACGCGTGGCACAAAGCGGAACGCGTGGGCCAGCATGAGCGCTTTCAGCTCGCCGTTGACCACCCCGCCCCAGTACGCGCGGGACAGGAACGTCCAGCCGATCTCGACCTCACCGCGCTGCTCGTCCAAGCCGTGGTAGCGCGACGAGCCGATGACGTCGCCCGACGGAGTGGTGACGGCGAGCGCCCCGCCGGAGGCGAGCGACTCGGTGAAGAAGGCCGCGAAGACGTCCCGGTGGTGCCGGTCGGAGACCGGATGCTGTGCCCAGATGAGCGGATCTCTCGCCACCGCATAGAGCAGGTCGGCGTCGTCGGCCCGTAGCGGCCGGACGGCGACCAGCGCACCGGTCAGGACCGGCTGAAGATCGAAGGGCACGCCGAAGCCTAGCGCCGGGACGGCGTGTCGGGCGGGACACTCCGGGGACGGCGGCAGGAATCGGCGCGCCGACCCAGATAGGGACGATTGGGTACTTCCTAACCACCGTCCCGGGTCGCATGCTGCGGTTGAGTGCTCACACACCGTCAGCTCAGCGCGCCGCGCCGCCACGCCGAGGTAGCGGCCCCGCGCCCGACGCCGGGAGAGCCATGGACCTGTTCCGCAGACTCCGGATCCCGTGGGCGGACCGACCGGCCGCCGACCGTCCCGACGGCACCGGTAATCCCGGCCGCGCCGCCGCCGGCCCGACGGTCCCGGCGGCCCGGAGCGCGGACGACGCCACGCCGGCACCCGCGAGCCTCGACCCGGCTGCGCTCCCCCGCTGCTTCGGGCCGGTGCCCAACCACGCGCACAGCCCGCTGCCGGTCCTCGACGCCGACGGCCAGGTGGTGCCCGGCACCGGGATCCGGAAGTTCGTCGACCCGCTGCCCACCCTGCGCGCCGCCGGCTCGACCGGGACCACCGATGCCACCGGGGCGTCACCGACCGGCGGCGGGCCCGTCGACGGCCTGCCGATCGCGGCCCCCGACACCATCACCTATCCCGGTTGCGACTACTACGAGATCGGGCTCCGCGAGTACGCGCAACGACTGCACCGCGACCTCCCGGCGACCCGGCTGCGCGGCTACCGGCAGCTCAACCTCGGCACCGACCCGACCGGGCACAACACGCTCGCGCCGCCGGAGCGCCCCGTCCACCTCGGCCCGGTGATCGTAGCCCGGCGGGGCCGGCCGGTACGGGTGAAGTTCATCAACCAGCTCCCCACCGGGCGGGCCGGCGAGCTGTTCCTCCCCGTCGACCCGACGATCGAGGGAGCGGGCACCGGGCCGCTCGACGGGCCGGCGCCGTACCCGCAGAACCGGGCCGTGCTGCACCTGGCGGGGGCGCAGACCGGCTGGATCAGCGCGGGCAACCCGTGGCAGTGGATCACCCCGGCCGGGGAGATCACCCCCTACCCGACCGGGGTGGGGCTGACCCACGTGCCCGACATGCCCCACCCCGGCGCCGGGGCCACCACGCTCTACTACCCGAACGACCAGAGCGGACGGCTACTCACGTTCCAGGACAACACCGTCGGCCTGGCCCGGCTGACCGTCTACACCGGGCAGCTCGCGCTCTACCTGCTCACCGACCCGGCCGAGGAGCGGCTGGTCGCCGACGGGGTGCTCCCCGCCGACCAGATCCCGCTGGTGTTCGAGGACAGGACCTTCGTGCCCGACGACACCCAGCTGGCCGGTGAGGACCCGACCTGGGACCGGGACCGGTGGGGCGCCCGCGGCAGCCTCTGGCATCCGCACGTCTACCAGCCCCGGCAGAACCCGCACCGCAGCGGCGGCGGAAACCCGACCGGGCGCTGGGACTACGGGCCGTGGTCGCGTACCGCCGAGGAGACCGGCCCGGACGGCGAGTCGTGGCCGAACGGCGCGGCACCGGCCACCGGCCCCGGCCCGGTGCCGAACCCCCACCACGACCCGGTCACCGCGCCGGACGAGCCGCCGGTGACGCCGGGCGTTCCGCACCCGTCGGCGGTGCCGGCCGCGTACGGCGACACGGTGCTGGTCAACGGCGTGGCGTACCCGTGGCTCGCGGTCGAGCCGCGCGCCTACCGCTTCCGCATCCTCAACGCGTGCCCGGACCGCAGCCTGAACCTCCAGCTCTACCGTGCCCGCGCCGCCGGTCCGTTGTGGGATCCGGACGGCGCGCTCGCCGACCCGGGAGCCGGCGAGGTGCCGATGGTCGAGGCGGTCCGGACGCCGGACCGCCCGGCCGGCTGGCCGGCGGACGGGCGTGAGGGCGGGGTGCCGGACCCCCGCGCCGCCGGTCCGGAGCTGGTGCAGATCGGCAACGAGGGTGGCCTGCTGCCGGCCCCGGTGGTCATCCCGAACCAGCCGGTGACCTACCGGTACGACCGGCGCGACCCCACGGTGCTCAACGTCGACGGGCACGCCCTGCTGCTCGCCCCCGGGGAGCAGGCCGACGTACTGGTCGACTTCTCCACGGTCGCCCCGGGCGGCACGCTGATCCTCTACAACGACGCCCCGGCGCCGCTGCCCGGCTTCGACCCCC
This region includes:
- a CDS encoding GNAT family N-acetyltransferase, with protein sequence MDAIIIRPAGAGDRSAVDALHEREWGGPYVVAHDTRYDLRTLPTLVAVDGAGTVVGALAHHGDGDGLEVVSVVAAMPGGGVGTALVAAATEVARAEGRARLWLVTTNDNLRALRFYQRRGLRLVRVDAGAVDRARRLKPTIPEVGEDGIPLHDELVLELRLTERD
- a CDS encoding S-adenosyl-L-methionine hydrolase, with translation MAPTPWISFTTDYGLADGFVAACHGVIARLAPAARVIDVTHLVPPGDVRRGAAVLAQTVPHLPAGVHVAVVDPGVGTARRGIALAAGDALLVGPDNGLLLDAAVALGGVRVAVELTNPEWLGPRVSATFHGRDVFAPVAARLALGAPLADAGPAVEPGTLVALPAPLVRPEADGFTAEVLTVDHFGNVQLAAPAALLEPLPAAVQVGHQPAVHGRTFGDAPPGELVVHVDSAGLVAVSVNGGRAADLLAVGPGDRLHVSAA
- a CDS encoding zinc finger domain-containing protein, which gives rise to MPEGDTVWNTARVLQRALADARLTGSDFRVPQLAGTDLTGWTVRESASRGKHLLLRLESPPGASAPGRPSAADGSPTEPDTGTRWTLHSHLRMDGAWRAYAPGERWAARPAHLIRVVLRSPHAVAVGYHLHDLALVPTAAEGHLVGHLGPDLLGPDWDPAEAVRRLAAHPDTTIGEALLDQRNLAGIGNLYKCEVLFLRGVSPWTPVGAVPDLAGTVTLAQRLLAANRGRWTQSTTGALHRGQTSYVYGRRAQPCRRCGTAIRKDELGERVTYWCPVCQPPSQ
- a CDS encoding GntR family transcriptional regulator, giving the protein MIDHEGPVPVYRQLAEILREQILRGDLPPNRPIPSIVRLQQEYGLARGTVIKAVQVLVDEGRVYGVPGRGMYVRAGAAEPE
- a CDS encoding GNAT family N-acetyltransferase is translated as MPFDLQPVLTGALVAVRPLRADDADLLYAVARDPLIWAQHPVSDRHHRDVFAAFFTESLASGGALAVTTPSGDVIGSSRYHGLDEQRGEVEIGWTFLSRAYWGGVVNGELKALMLAHAFRFVPRVVFLVGPGNLRSQRALTKIGAVPAGTRRDGSGRENFLFEVSRDSWAAVW